The Streptomyces sp. NBC_01276 genome contains the following window.
GCCGAGATGACCACCGCCGAACGCTCCGCCCTCCCCGGCGTCTCGGACGGCCGCGCCGCCCAGCTCCTGGCCGGGGCCCTGGTGGCGGAGGCCGCGATGGACCTCTTCGGCGTGGACGAGCTGGAGATCTGCCCGTGGGCCCTGCGCGAGGGAGTGATCCTGCGGAGGCTGGACCACCTGCCCCCCGGGGCGTGATCCTGCGGAGGCTGGACCACCCGCCGGGGCCCCGGCGATCATCGCCGGATGATCACGATCCTGACGCCCCGCGTCATCGAGGCGCTCGGCCGGTTCAACGACGCCCACCCCTGGGACCACAACGCCCACTACCACCCGTGGATCCTGCGGCAGCTGCCCCGCCGCCGCGCCCGCGCCCTGGACGTCGGCTCCGGCAGCGGCGACCTGGCCAGGGCGCTGACCGCGCGCGCCGCCGCCGTGCACGGGGTCGACGCCGATCCGCGGATCGTCGCGCGGGCCCGGGAGCTCACCCCCGCCGGGGCACCGGTGACCTTCGCCGTCGGGGAGGCCCTGGAGGAGGAGGGGACGTACGACGTCGTCACCTGCGTGGCCGTCCTCCACCACCTGCCGTTCACCGAGGCCCTCGGCCACTTCCGCGAGCGGCTCGCGCCGGGCGGGACCCTGGTCGTCGTCGGCGTGTACCGGGCGCGGACCCGCGGCGACCACCTCCTCGGCGCCGTCGCGGTCCCGCTGAACGCCGCCCTGGGATGGACCAAGAACAAGGGGCGTACGGCACCCCGCCCGGCCTCGATGACCGCCCCGACCAGGCCCGCGTCCATGACCTTCGCCGAGATCGCCCACGAGGCCGCCCGGCTGCTGCCGGGCGTCCGGCTGCGCCGTCGGCTGTTCTGGCGCTACACGCTGGTCTGGCGACGGCATTGAGACGGCTTCCGGGGCCGGGCCGCCCCGGCGGGGCAGGGGCCCCGTAATCTGTCCCCGTGGCAGAACCAGTCCGTATCCCGACCACCACCACCCCGAAAGTCGCGCTCTCCACCGCCTCCGTCTACCCGGAGTCCACGGCGACCGCCTTCGAGATCGCCGCCCGCCTCGGCTACGACGGCGTCGAGGTCATGGTCTGGACGGACCCGGTCAGCCAGGACGTCGACGCCCTGCGCCGGCTGTCGGACCATCACGGGGTGCCGATCCTGGCCGTCCACGCCCCCTGCCTGCTCATCACCCAGCGCGTGTGGTCCACCGACCCCTGGATCAAGCTCCAGCGCGCCCGCGCGGCGGCCGAGAAGCTGGGCGCGAGCACGGTCGTCGTGCACCCGCCGTTCCGTTGGCAGCGGCAGTACTCCCGCGACTTCGTCACCGGGATCTGGCGGATGGCCGACGAGACCGACGTCCGCTTCGCCGTGGAGAACATGTACCCCTGGCGCTACCGCGACCGCGAGATGCTCGCCTACGCGCCCGAGTGGGACGTCACCAAGGACGACTACCGGCACTTCACCGTCGACCTCTCGCACACCGCGACCGCCCGTACGGACGCCACCGCCATGATCGACCGGATGGGCGACCGGCTCGCCCACATCCACCTCGCCGACGGCAACGGATCGGCCAAGGACGAGCACCTGGTCCCCGGCCGGGGCACCCAGCCCTGCGCGGAGCTGCTCACCGGCCTGGCCCGGACCTCCTTCGACGGGCACGTCGTCATCGAGGTGAACACCCGCCGCGCCATGTCGTCCGCCGAGCGCGAGGCCGACCTCGCCGAGGCGCTGGCCTTCACCCGCCTGCACCTCTCGAAGCCGGTGCGCCGCTCATGACGGAGCCGTCCGACCAGGCCGGCCCGTCTGGGCCCGCCGCCGAACCGGTCGAGCCGGTCGAGCCCGTCAAGCGCCGCCGCGGCCCCGGCCGGCCCCGCCAGGACGAGACCGACGACGGCCCCGGCACCCAGGAGCGGATCCGCCTCGCCGCCCGCGAGGTGTTCGCCGAACGCGGCTACGACAAGACCTCCGTCCGCGGCATCGCCAAGGTGGCCGGCGTGGACCCGGCCCTGGTGCACCACTACTTCGGGAGCAAGGACGACCTCTTCGCCGCCGCCATCGAGGTGAGCATGGAGCCCGCCCTGGTGGTCCCGGCGATCATCGGCGACGGCCCCGAAGGCATCGGCGAACGGCTGGCCCGCTACTTCCTCGGCATCTGGGAGAACCCGGTCTCCCGCGCCCCCCTGCTCGCCGTGATCCGCTCCGCCCTCACCCACGAGGCCGCGGCCAAGGTGCTGCGCGGCCTGATCCTGCGCCGGGTCCTGGAACGGGTCGCCGCCGACCTCGACGTACCGGACCCGACGCTGCGGGCCGAGCTGGCCGCCTCCCACATGATCGGCATCGCGCTGCTGCGCTACGTGGTCCGCGTGGAGCCGCTCGCGTCCGCCGACCCGGAGCGGATCGTCGCCCTCGTGGCACCCACGCTCCAGCGCTACCTGACCGAGGAATGAGCCCGTCGTCCCGGCATCCGGACGAGCTGTCCGGATCGCGGGCGGTGGGCGTAGCTTTGTAACCGAGCCATATCCGCAGTCGCGGCTGACCGTACAGCCGCACTCATGGGGAGTGAAACCGCATGCCCGAGCTGAGGTCCCGCACCGTCACCCACGGCCGCAACATGGCAGGCGCTCGTGCGCTGATGCGCGCGTCGGGCGTAGCGAGCGAGGACATCGGCAAGCCGATCATCGCGGTCGCCAACTCCTTCACCGAGTTCGTCCCCGGCCACACCCACCTGGCCCCCGTCGGCCGCATCGTCTCGGACGCGATCCGCGCCGCCGGCGCGATCCCGCGCGAGTTCAACACCATCGCGGTCGACGACGGCATCGCCATGGGCCACGCCGGCATGCTCTACTCCCTGCCCTCCCGCGACCTGATCGCGGACTCGGTCGAGTACATGGTCGAGGCGCACTGCGCCGACGCGCTGATCTGCATCTCCAACTGCGACAAGATCACCCCCGGCATGCTGATGGCCGCCATGCGCCTCAACATCCCGGTCGTCTTCGTCTCCGGCGGCCCGATGGAGGCCGGCCAGGCCACCCTCGTCGACGGCACCGTCCGCAAGCTCGACCTGATCGACGCCATGGTCGACGCCTCCAACGAGAACGTCTCCGACGAGGACGTCCTGCGCATCGAGGAGAACGCCTGCCCGACCTGCGGCTCGTGTTCGGGCATGTTCACCGCCAACTCGATGAACTGCCTCGCCGAGGCCATCGGCCTCGCCCTCCCCGGCAACGGCTCGGTCCTCGCCACGCACACCGCCCGCCGCGCCCTGTACGAGGACGCCGGCCGCACGGTCGTGGAGATCACCAAGCGGTACTACGAGGGCGGCGACGAGTCCGTCCTCCCGCGCAACATCGCCACCCGCGAGGCCTTCGAGAACGCCATGGCCCTCGACATCGCCATGGGCGGCTCCACGAACACGATCCTCCACCTCCTCGCCGCCGCCCAGGAGGCCGGCCTGGACTACGACCTCACCGACATCGACGCCGTCTCCCGCCGCGTCCCGTGCCTGGCCAAGGTCGCCCCGAACGTGGCGCCCGGCGGCACGTACTACATGGAGGACATCCACCGCGCCGGCGGCATCCCCGCCATCCTCGGCGAACTGCACCGCGGCGGGCTCCTCAACAAGGACGTCACCACCGTCCACTCGGAGAACCTGGAGGACTGGCTCGCGCAGTGGGACGCCCGCTCCGGCACCGCCTCCGACGTGGCGATGGAGCTGTGGCACGCGGCCCCCGGCTGCAAGCGCTCCGCGACCGCCTTCTCCCAGTCCGAGCGCTGGGAGACCCTCGACCTCGACGCCGAGGGCGGATGCATCCGCTCCGTGCAGCACGCGTACTCCAAGGACGGCGGCCTCGCCGTCCTGCGCGGCAACATCGCGGCCGACGGCTGCGTGGTCAAGACCGCCGGCGTCGACGAGTCGATCTGGACCTTCGAGGGCCCGGCCGTGGTCTGCGAATCGCAGGACGAGGCCGTCGAGAAGATCCTCTCCAAGCAGATCGCGCCGGGCGACGTCGTCGTCATCCGCTACGAGGGCCCGCGCGGCGGCCCCGGCATGCAGGAGATGCTCTACCCCACCTCCTTCCTCAAGGGCCGCGGCCTCGGCAAGGTCTGCGCCCTGGTGACGGACGGCCGCTTCTCCGGCGGCACCTCGGGCCTGTCCATCGGCCACGCCTCCCCGGAGGCGGCCTCGGGCGGCAACATCGCCGTCGTCGAGGACGGTGACCGGATCCGCATCGACATCCCGAACCGCTCCATCGAGCTCCTGGTCTCCGACGAGGTGCTGGCGGCCCGGCACGAGGCCCTCGGCGGCGTCTACGCCCCGAAGGACCGCGAGCGCAATGTCTCCGCGGCCCTGCGCGCCTACGCGGCGATGGCCACCAGCGCCGACAAGGGCGCGGTCCGCGACGTCACCCGCCTGGGCTGACCCACCGGCATCCGGAACCCCGCCGGGCGGCTCACCACCCGGCGGGGTTCCGCGCGTCTCCTCCTTCACGCGTCGCTCGCGCCGTTCGGCGCCGGGGCGCCTTCCGGGCTTCGCGCCGCTGCGCCGGGCTCCGCCCGTCGGCCGCAGCGGCTCACCACCCGGCGGGGTTCCGCGCGTCCACGGCGAAGACGGTGCCGTCGGGGGCGGAGGCGTAGACCCGGCCGCCGGAGAACACGGGAGCGGGGACGGCGGCGCTCACCGTGCCCTGGCCGGTGGCCATGCGGGCCCTGGTCTGTCCCAGGAGCCGCCCCGTCGCCGCGTCGACGGCCAGCAGGCGGCCGTCCGACACGGTCAGGTACACCCGTCCGTCGAGGAACGCGGGACCGGACGCGCTCGCCGCGCCGGTCTCCAGCCGCCACAGCTCCTTGTTCGTGTCGACCGCCACGACCGCACCCTGCGTACCGAAGGCGTACACCGTTCCGTTCGGCTCCACCGTCGCCTGCGCGTCGTACAGCGGGGCCGACAGCTGGACCCGGTGGACCGAGCGCGTCGCCAGGTCGATCCGGACGATGCCGCCCGCGTGGGTCGTCGGATCGTTGTCCAGCAGGCAGACCGAACCGCGTGCCGTGCCGAACGGCTGCAGCCGGCCCACCGCCCGTACCTGCCAGCGCACCTCGCCGCTCGCCGCGTCGACCTCGGAGACCTGGGTGGACTTGCCGGCCGGATCGGCGGTCGACACGTAGAACACGGGCTCGCCCTTCTGGCCCCGGGCACCCCACCACCCGGATCCCGGCTCGCCCCGCCTGTTCCAGCGCTGGGCACCCGACGCGGCGTCGAAGGCGGTGACGCTCCCGTTCGGCGTCACCAGCAGGACGTGCGGACCGGCGGCCACCACGCGCCCGCCGGGAGGCAGCTTCTGCCGCCAGCGCTCCGCACCCGTACCCGCGTCCAGGGCCTGGAGGACCTCGCCGCCGGGAGCCGCCGCCAGCACCGTCCCGCCCGAGAACAGCGGGGTCATCGTGGTGGCACCCGGCTGGTCCGGGGCGTTCGTGCGGACGGCCCACGCCGTCGAACCGTCCGCGGCGTCGAGCCGGGCCGCGGCCAGCCCGCGGCCCGAGCAGTACACCCCGGTGGCCTCGGCCGAGCAGGACGCGGTGTGCCCGCCCAACGGGACCGACCACGGGGACACGGGGTGCCCCGCGGCGGCGGACGCCCCGGAATCCCGCGGTGCGCCCCGCTCGGGCGTCCGCGCGCCGGACCACAGGTACCCGCCGACGGCCACGGCGGCGAGCAGCAGCCCGAGGGCCCCCGCCGTGACCGCCCTCCGGCGTCCGGCGCGCCCGCGCGGCGCGTCCGCGGGGCCGACGGGAGCCACCGGGCCGACGGGGTCCACGGCCGGCCGGTCCCGGCGGTGCGTGATCTCCTCCTCGACCACGGGCCGGCGGGGGTGCGGTATGAAGGCCTGGGTGTCCTCGCCCGTCCGGCTCGTCACGGTCCGGATCTCGGCGATCAGCGCGTCGGCGGTCGGCCGGTCCGCCGGATCCTTCGCCAGGCACCGGGCCACGATCGGCACGAGCCGGGCCGGGAGCCCCGTCAGGTCCGGCTCGCTGTGCACCACCTGGTACGCCACGAGGTAGTGGCTGTCGGAGTCGAACGGCCCCCGCCCCGTCGCGGCGTGCACGAGCACCGCCCCCAGCGCGAACACGTCCGCCGCGGTCCCGACCTCGCGGGGCCGCTGGAACTGTTCCGGCGCCATGAACGGCGGCGTCCCGATCAGCTTGCCGGTCTCGGTGTGCAGGTCGCTGTCGGCCGGGCGCGAGATGCCGAAGTCGATGACCCGCACCCCGTCCGGGGCCATCAGCACGTTGCTGGGCTTCAGGTCCCGGTGCACGACCCCGGCCCGGTGGATGTCCCGCAGTGCCTCCGCCAGCCCGGCGGCGAGCCGGGCCAGCTCCGGCGGGTCCAGCACGCGTTCCCGTACCCGCTCGGAAAGCGTCGGGGCGTCGATGAACAGGGTGGCCATCCAGGGCCGTTCGGCATCCGGATCGGCGTCCACGACGGGCGCGGTGAACGCCCCGCTCACCCGCCGGGCGGCGGCGACCTCCTGCCGGAACCGCGCCCGGAACTCCGGATCCACCGCGTGCTGGGCGTGCACGACCTTGACGGCGAGTTTCAGCCCGGAGCTGGAGGCGGCCAGGTGGACGACGCCCATGCCACCGGAGCCGAGCACGGATTCGAGCCGGTACTGCCCGGCGTACTCCGGAAACCCCGCGTAGTCCGCGCGCAGCGAATGCACCGCTCACCACCCCCGTCGGAGCCTAGTCGATGGCACGTGCGAGCATCCAAGGGCTTGCTACCCTGCGCGCGTTGCGCAGCGCAACACCCATGGGGGGAGACGTCTTATGTCAGTCGAGAACGAATCGAGCCAAGCCCAGGGCCTCGCGGCCACCGCCGGCCTGCCGATGTTCCAGGTCGCGCCGGGGTACCGGGTCAACGTCCGCAGCGGTCCCGGCACCGGCTACGCGATCATCGACACCCTGCCGCTCGGCGCGAGCGTCTCGATCCGCTGCCAGTGCCCGGGGACCACGGTCTCGGGCCCGTACGGCACGACGGACATCTGGGACTGCATCGGCAACGGGAAGTTCATCTCGGACGCCTACGTGAAGACCGGCACCGACGGCTACGTCGCCGGCCGCTGCGACTGAGCGCCGCGGAACCGGGAACGGACGTGCGCCGGCCGGGACCCTCGTGCGAGGGACCCGGCCGGCGCGCCGCCGTGCGGAAGGGACGGCCTAGCGGGCGGTCTGCTTCCGCAGGACGTCCACGGCCCTGTCGAAGGCCGAGTCCCTCCCGGCGGCGAACTCCTCGTCGGTGAAGACCGGCTCGGTGAGGTGCGGCGCAATGCCCGTGCCGTCGAAGGTCCCGCCCGACCGGGTCAGGTACTCCTCGTTCGGCAGCCAGGCCGCCATGCCGTTGGGGAGGCCGCGCACCATGACGTCCGAGAAGACGCCCTGCGTGGGCTGCCCGATGCGGACCGTCCGGCCCGGCCGGTCCATGAGGGCCTGGACGAACGTTTCTCCCGCGCTGACGGTCGATCCGCCGGTCAGGACGGCGACCGGGCCGGTGTAACGGACGCCCTGCGCCGGCGTGACGTACACGGGCTGGGGGAGGGTGTGCCGGGTGGGGTCGGCGGGGTCGTTGCGGGCCCGCTTGGAGTAGGCGAGGTAGGGCGTGTCGGTGAGCCGCCCGGCGAGGTGCACGCCCAGGGCGTCGGAACCGCCGCCGTTGATCCGCAGGTCGATGACCAGGCCCTTCGGCGGCCGGCCGCCGTTCCGCCCGAGGGCCGTGTCCAGGGCCCTGTCGAGCTCGGCCAGCTCGGCGGCGTACGGGGCCCCGTCGGCCGCGTACCCGGCGAATCCGGAGATCCGCACGTAGCCCTGCCCGCCGGGGAGGTCGGCGTAGGTGATCCGCCCGTTGGCGAAGTCCCGGACGTTGCGGGCGTCCTTGAGGTCGCGCCCCACGACGAACTCCTTGACCCTGGCGTCCAGCGTGCCATCGGGCTGGACGGTGCCGGGGCGCCCCTGTGAGAAGAACCGCCTGCCGTCCTGGACGGCGACGTGGGCGTCGTTGAGCGGACCGACCATCTCGCTGAAGACGGCGAAGAGTTCGTCCGGGGACGTGTCCTCGTGGACCCCGGGCCGGTAGCGGTCGCGGACGGCGTGCCAGTCGACGCCCTTGGCGGCGAAGAAGGGGTAGTTCTCCTCGAAGGTCTGCCAGAAGACGTCGAAGGCGGCCGGCGACCCCTTGGCGGCCCGACCCGTACAGGCGTCGGGCAGCTCCGCGATCCTGTGCAGGTTCCGCGCGCCGACGTCGCCGTCCGCCCGTACGGACCCGCTGTCGCCGTCTCCCCGGGTGCGCACCGTGAGGACGACGCCGTCGCTCCTGGTGTAGGCACCGGGGCCGGTCCGCCGCGCGGAGTCGCCCGGCAGGCAGCTGACGGCGGTGGTCTGGTACTCCTGGAAAGTTCCGTTCCGGATGGACAGCACGGTGCCGTAGCCGTCCGTGCGCCAGATTCCGTCGGTGGACGGCGCCTGGGCCGCGGTGGCCGGCGCGGCTCCCGCGGCGAGGGCCAGGGCGACGGCGGTGGCCGTGATGATGCGCACGTTGTTCCTTGTCTGTGGACGGTTTTGCCGGGACCGCCCCACCGTCGCCGCCCCGGGGTTCCCCCGGCCATCCGGCTGCCCGGCCGACGGGGGGTGGGGACAGCCCCCTGTGCCGGAGGTGGGGCCGGCCCCCTCCATGGCCGCCCGACGACCGCCGGCCGACCCGGGGTCACCCGTTCCGCCACGCGAGACGCCCCCGGCACCCGCACCCCGCCGGGGGATAATCGCTGCTGTGAGCGACGACGACCGACGAGACCAGACCCACGGCCGGGAAGCGGACGCGGACCGGCCGGCCCCCGGGCCCCGGCCCGAGCCGATCAAGTTCTTCGGCACCACCTGGGTGGAGCACGACAACGGCTACGTCCTGCGCCGCGTCGCCGTCGCGGCCGGTTCGCTGCTCGGGGCCTTCGCCTCCGCGTACCTCCTGCGCTTCGCCTACGAGGGCCTGGAGATCGGCAACGTCGGCCCGTTCCTCAGCATCTCCGTGGTCGTGCTCTTCGCGATCGCCAGTTCCATCGCCTTCGTCAAGACCTGGGAGTCCTTCGGCCGCCGCCCCGCCCCGTCCTCCGACGAGGCCGCCCTCAAGGGCCTGAAGGCGATCGGTTTCATCGGCTCCCTCATCGCGTACTTCCTGCGCTGCCTCGTCGAAGCCCCCGGCGAGAAGCTCCGCCGCGCCGAGTACGAGCGGGCCGAGGCCGAGTACGCCCGCCGCCGCAGCACCCGTACCGGCAACCCGGCCGCCCGCCGCCCCAAGCGCAAGAAGTAGCCCGGGCGCACCCCGCGCCACCCGGTGGCCGCCCCCGCGCCGGACGGTGACCGGGCCGGGCGGCGACCGGGGCCGGCGACGTTCACCCCTCCCGCCGATTGACGGCCGGCACCGCCAGGAGCATTATTCATCACATGATGAATAACGGGTCCGAGAGGCCGTCGTCCACCGCACCCCCCGCCGTCCACGCCCACCGCCTCACCGTCCGCCGCGGCACCGGCCGCACCCCGCGCACCGTCCTCGACGACCTCGCCTTCGAAGTCCCCCGCAGCCGCATCACCGGCCTCCTCGGCCCCTCCGGCTGCGGCAAATCCACCCTCATGCGCGCCGTCGTCGGCACCCAGGCCCACGTCACCGGCACCCTCGACGTCCTCGGCCGCCCCGCCGGCCACCCCGCGCTCCGGTCCCGCATCGGCTACGTCACCCAGGCCCCCTCCGTCTACGACGACCTCACCGTCCGGCAGAACCTCGACTACTTCGCCGCCGTCCTCGACCCCGGCCGTGCCGCCGCCGACCGCCGCCGCGAAGCCGTCACCCGCGCCATCACCGACGTCGACCTCACCACCCGCGCCGACGCCCTCGCCGGCAACCTCTCCGGCGGCCAGCGCAGCCGGGTCTCCCTCGCCGTCGCCCTGCTCGGCACCCCCGAGCTGCTCGTCCTCGACGAACCCACCGTCGGCCTCGACCCCGTCCTGCGCCGCGACCTGTGGAACCT
Protein-coding sequences here:
- a CDS encoding class I SAM-dependent methyltransferase, translating into MTILTPRVIEALGRFNDAHPWDHNAHYHPWILRQLPRRRARALDVGSGSGDLARALTARAAAVHGVDADPRIVARARELTPAGAPVTFAVGEALEEEGTYDVVTCVAVLHHLPFTEALGHFRERLAPGGTLVVVGVYRARTRGDHLLGAVAVPLNAALGWTKNKGRTAPRPASMTAPTRPASMTFAEIAHEAARLLPGVRLRRRLFWRYTLVWRRH
- a CDS encoding sugar phosphate isomerase/epimerase family protein, whose translation is MAEPVRIPTTTTPKVALSTASVYPESTATAFEIAARLGYDGVEVMVWTDPVSQDVDALRRLSDHHGVPILAVHAPCLLITQRVWSTDPWIKLQRARAAAEKLGASTVVVHPPFRWQRQYSRDFVTGIWRMADETDVRFAVENMYPWRYRDREMLAYAPEWDVTKDDYRHFTVDLSHTATARTDATAMIDRMGDRLAHIHLADGNGSAKDEHLVPGRGTQPCAELLTGLARTSFDGHVVIEVNTRRAMSSAEREADLAEALAFTRLHLSKPVRRS
- a CDS encoding TetR family transcriptional regulator, producing MTEPSDQAGPSGPAAEPVEPVEPVKRRRGPGRPRQDETDDGPGTQERIRLAAREVFAERGYDKTSVRGIAKVAGVDPALVHHYFGSKDDLFAAAIEVSMEPALVVPAIIGDGPEGIGERLARYFLGIWENPVSRAPLLAVIRSALTHEAAAKVLRGLILRRVLERVAADLDVPDPTLRAELAASHMIGIALLRYVVRVEPLASADPERIVALVAPTLQRYLTEE
- the ilvD gene encoding dihydroxy-acid dehydratase, whose translation is MPELRSRTVTHGRNMAGARALMRASGVASEDIGKPIIAVANSFTEFVPGHTHLAPVGRIVSDAIRAAGAIPREFNTIAVDDGIAMGHAGMLYSLPSRDLIADSVEYMVEAHCADALICISNCDKITPGMLMAAMRLNIPVVFVSGGPMEAGQATLVDGTVRKLDLIDAMVDASNENVSDEDVLRIEENACPTCGSCSGMFTANSMNCLAEAIGLALPGNGSVLATHTARRALYEDAGRTVVEITKRYYEGGDESVLPRNIATREAFENAMALDIAMGGSTNTILHLLAAAQEAGLDYDLTDIDAVSRRVPCLAKVAPNVAPGGTYYMEDIHRAGGIPAILGELHRGGLLNKDVTTVHSENLEDWLAQWDARSGTASDVAMELWHAAPGCKRSATAFSQSERWETLDLDAEGGCIRSVQHAYSKDGGLAVLRGNIAADGCVVKTAGVDESIWTFEGPAVVCESQDEAVEKILSKQIAPGDVVVIRYEGPRGGPGMQEMLYPTSFLKGRGLGKVCALVTDGRFSGGTSGLSIGHASPEAASGGNIAVVEDGDRIRIDIPNRSIELLVSDEVLAARHEALGGVYAPKDRERNVSAALRAYAAMATSADKGAVRDVTRLG
- a CDS encoding PQQ-binding-like beta-propeller repeat protein; the encoded protein is MHSLRADYAGFPEYAGQYRLESVLGSGGMGVVHLAASSSGLKLAVKVVHAQHAVDPEFRARFRQEVAAARRVSGAFTAPVVDADPDAERPWMATLFIDAPTLSERVRERVLDPPELARLAAGLAEALRDIHRAGVVHRDLKPSNVLMAPDGVRVIDFGISRPADSDLHTETGKLIGTPPFMAPEQFQRPREVGTAADVFALGAVLVHAATGRGPFDSDSHYLVAYQVVHSEPDLTGLPARLVPIVARCLAKDPADRPTADALIAEIRTVTSRTGEDTQAFIPHPRRPVVEEEITHRRDRPAVDPVGPVAPVGPADAPRGRAGRRRAVTAGALGLLLAAVAVGGYLWSGARTPERGAPRDSGASAAAGHPVSPWSVPLGGHTASCSAEATGVYCSGRGLAAARLDAADGSTAWAVRTNAPDQPGATTMTPLFSGGTVLAAAPGGEVLQALDAGTGAERWRQKLPPGGRVVAAGPHVLLVTPNGSVTAFDAASGAQRWNRRGEPGSGWWGARGQKGEPVFYVSTADPAGKSTQVSEVDAASGEVRWQVRAVGRLQPFGTARGSVCLLDNDPTTHAGGIVRIDLATRSVHRVQLSAPLYDAQATVEPNGTVYAFGTQGAVVAVDTNKELWRLETGAASASGPAFLDGRVYLTVSDGRLLAVDAATGRLLGQTRARMATGQGTVSAAVPAPVFSGGRVYASAPDGTVFAVDARNPAGW
- a CDS encoding peptidase, producing MSVENESSQAQGLAATAGLPMFQVAPGYRVNVRSGPGTGYAIIDTLPLGASVSIRCQCPGTTVSGPYGTTDIWDCIGNGKFISDAYVKTGTDGYVAGRCD
- a CDS encoding S41 family peptidase, whose product is MRIITATAVALALAAGAAPATAAQAPSTDGIWRTDGYGTVLSIRNGTFQEYQTTAVSCLPGDSARRTGPGAYTRSDGVVLTVRTRGDGDSGSVRADGDVGARNLHRIAELPDACTGRAAKGSPAAFDVFWQTFEENYPFFAAKGVDWHAVRDRYRPGVHEDTSPDELFAVFSEMVGPLNDAHVAVQDGRRFFSQGRPGTVQPDGTLDARVKEFVVGRDLKDARNVRDFANGRITYADLPGGQGYVRISGFAGYAADGAPYAAELAELDRALDTALGRNGGRPPKGLVIDLRINGGGSDALGVHLAGRLTDTPYLAYSKRARNDPADPTRHTLPQPVYVTPAQGVRYTGPVAVLTGGSTVSAGETFVQALMDRPGRTVRIGQPTQGVFSDVMVRGLPNGMAAWLPNEEYLTRSGGTFDGTGIAPHLTEPVFTDEEFAAGRDSAFDRAVDVLRKQTAR
- a CDS encoding ABC transporter ATP-binding protein, yielding MMNNGSERPSSTAPPAVHAHRLTVRRGTGRTPRTVLDDLAFEVPRSRITGLLGPSGCGKSTLMRAVVGTQAHVTGTLDVLGRPAGHPALRSRIGYVTQAPSVYDDLTVRQNLDYFAAVLDPGRAAADRRREAVTRAITDVDLTTRADALAGNLSGGQRSRVSLAVALLGTPELLVLDEPTVGLDPVLRRDLWNLFHDITATRGATILVSSHVMDEAERCHDLLLMREGRILAQDTPDALRTRTHATTVEEGFLRLVDEAAAAAARTTSPALPTQEQIQR